A genome region from Erythrolamprus reginae isolate rEryReg1 chromosome 4, rEryReg1.hap1, whole genome shotgun sequence includes the following:
- the TRMT10C gene encoding tRNA methyltransferase 10 homolog C, translating to MHLLNLIRRSAFRLIVPKMTKYGLFLSMPSKISTCGTLRMIYLNKHVSKKYDENIDLDEWKSVVLSGLEKEAFEKASPEEEPNIAAIKEYIDMSRRLGKAAPENITEEQLQKLIEYPTVSSRNKYLAFLASKEMRRNAEKEKKKKQREEKEELRKTMDNEELILKGRLFRAIWDSTMEVVYNWKAAQAMSFGQPLVFDMDYDDMSEREMQNTVKQMMDCEGANRKAVEPFHLYYCNFKEDGSYHQEFSRRYGDAWDNLFVTVTEKSYVELFPRDQIVYLTADSPNVMETFDHNKIYIIGSLVDKSIRKGVSLARAKRLKLATAQLPLQRYLNWKTGAKVLTLDQMIMILITLKQTGNWNKALEFVPKRKHEGFLDPSMQFFINRQKNRKMSEQNFKKRQLVEELAKKRLWNGLWEE from the coding sequence ATGCATTTATTGAATTTAATTAGAAGATCTGCCTTCAGATTGATTGTACCAAAAATGACAAAATATGGGTTATTTTTATCAATGCCCAGCAAAATCAGTACTTGTGGAACATTGAGGATGATTTATTTGAACAAACATGTTTCAAAAAAATATGATGAGAACATAGATCTAGATGAATGGAAATCGGTTGTGCTTTCTGGCTTGGAAAAAGAAGCATTTGAAAAAGCATCACCTGAGGAAGAGCCTAATATAGCAGCTATTAAGGAATACATTGACATGTCTAGGCGTTTAGGTAAAGCTGCTCCAGAAAATATTActgaagaacagttacagaagTTGATTGAATATCCTACTGTTTCTTCAAGAAATAAGTATTTGGCCTTTTTGGCTTCAAAAGAAATGAGAAGGAATgccgaaaaagaaaaaaagaaaaaacaacgtGAAGAAAAGGAGGAACTCCGAAAAACAATGGATAATGAAGAGCTAATACTAAAAGGTAGATTGTTTCGGGCCATTTGGGACTCCACTATGGAAGTTGTGTACAATTGGAAAGCTGCTCAGGCTATGAGTTTTGGCCAGCCTCTGGTATTTGACATGGATTACGATGATAtgtcagagagagagatgcaGAATACAGTGAAACAGATGATGGACTGTGAAGGAGCCAATCGTAAAGCTGTAGAACCATTCCATTTATACTACTGTAATTTTAAAGAAGATGGTTCATACCACCAAGAATTCAGCAGGCGTTATGGAGATGCATGGGACAATTTGTTTGTGACAGTGACAGAAAAATCCTATGTTGAATTATTTCCAAGGGACCAAATTGTCTACTTAACTGCTGATTCACCCAATGTAATGGAAACATTTGACCATAATAAAATCTATATCATTGGATCCCTAGTTGATAAGTCAATAAGGAAGGGAGTCTCTCTTGCTCGTGCAAAGCGCTTGAAGTTGGCAACAGCACAACTTCCTCTACAAAGATACTTGAATTGGAAAACTGGAGCCAAAGTTCTTACTCTGGATCAAATGATAATGATCTTAATAACTCTGAAACAAACTGGGAATTGGAACAAAGCTCTAGAGTTTGTTCCAAAAAGAAAGCATGAAGGTTTTTTAGATCCATCTATGCAATTCTTTATAAATAGacaaaagaatagaaaaatgtctgagcaaaactttaaaaaaaggcaaTTGGTAGAGGAACTCGCCAAGAAACGTTTGTGGAATGGATTGTGGGAAGAGTAG